The genomic region ATTAAGGATTATTGGAATCTTGGAATAGTGAGTGTGATCATGTCAGAGTATGCTGTATCCTTGTCAGATAGCAATGACGTCactttaaatgttttcattgatACTACTGACACATAAGTTATTACATAGGTTCGTGTACGTTTTGACtaaatataggtaaaatgaGACCGTTGGGGGATCCTTGTTATGAATGAACAACTACcattatgtaatacatatacaaaacgAAAATAGGAAAATCCCACATTGGTTTATCGTCCAACAAACCATTTGAGAGTTAATGTGTACAGAAAGAAACAGGATCTACTGTAGTCTGTGTTTGATATAGAGGGATTACAAGTAAATACGGACATAAGGACAAACTAgaaaatgacatttgttttgtaataagATATCACTTTGATACAGAAAACAGCACAAACTGGACAATGGTCTTGATACTGTAGCAGACTACGGCTAGCAGCCATACAAGAAAAaccaatgtaaatattgtaacttGATACATGGAAGCATAGATATGGAATCCAGGCGTCAACACGAGAACAAATATATGATGTTCCTGATACTTAAGATCTTTGATGTGGGATTGTACAACAACAAACGTCGTCCACAGTAATTGACACTTTACTACTGTGTGAAATACGACGTCTCCTGAAACAAATAAGGGTGATAAACAAGTTTTCTGGTACAACGAACGTTTCAAATTTCCTTTCGACCACCTCCACAGTTATGGAGAGTTAGATACTGTTTTACCGGATCTCGTAAGTAAAAATCAGAAAACCCGCTTGGGAATGTATAcgatagatatatatctaactgtaaaacatctacatgtattgcagTGCTTTTGGTTTAAAATGAGAGTAAGGATGACATGCAAGTACTGGTTATTTATTAGAAAGGCATTATGCTATGTTAAGTTACTTTCGCGTCCCTTTACAAAGCAATAATTGTATCTTAAATGTAGGTCCTTTTCGCTAAAAAATAGTAGTAATAAAGAGTCCCAGTTAAATAATGTTAGGCTCATAGGTATCTTAATTAAAActattttatcatgaaattaaataacatttctttaaattttgaaatgattagATGATCAGATGTAATAACTTAGAAGGTGTGCTGACAATTTAAACCGGATGTGTAAATATCTAATTTTATATAAGATTTCTGTGTAACGAACATAATTGTGACTTATTCCATGGCACAAATTGACACTATCATATAACTTTGACATATTCCATGGCAAAAATTAACACTATCACATAATGATGACCTATTAATGGCGCAAATTGACACCATCACATAATTAGGGCCCAGTACGAAAGTGCGCTATAGTAATCACCGTGAcagtccgtctgtctgtccgtccgtctgtcagtctgtccgtCAGCACTTTTATTTCCGTGCTATAGCTCGAGTTTCCTTTGTCATATCGTACTCAAACTTGATACAGTACTTTCTTATTGAAAGTATTTGTTTGGGACGCTTTTCTTTGTcaaaagtcaaaggtcaaggtcactgttgctgaatatagaaaatcagtttccatgcaataactccaTACAATGGTCTTTTATTAAAGTGCTTGCTTGCAATTGCATTTAAGCTTTGAAAGTTAAAGGACAAACTTACTCTAGAAAGTACTCCAAGTGTTCATGGGTATTAGCTCCATACTCTATTGTCAAAAATGAATTAGTTACTATGTGTTTTGTTGGCTTTTATGACAGAATGTACTTAAGGTTAATCAATAATTTATCAGTCTAACTGGTCATCAAGACTTTTGACTTAAAGGTTTTTTGTACTGTTCTTAAGGTGGAAAAAGTTACCAAAAAAAAGACAAGAAAAACTGAATTGACATACAATGGTgacaatatatagaaaacatactCTTTACATTAAGCTGATGTCATATAAATTTCAAATAGTGTGAAAACTCTGGAAATAATCATATAGATGTTGTACGAATGTCCTTTAAGTAAGCTATGGCGACCAACCAATGCATAAAAAGGCCCATTGTTGTGTACAAAAAACATCAGaaaagtttttgacaaaattctTTTTCccgttgtatttttttttataaaatatttcaatccTCAGGTAAGTCTTCCTTCTTGGTAAGAATGACATTTTTGATAAAGGAAATAATGATGGATATTCACAGGGAATAGAGGCATATACTTAACAATCAATGAGTCTTACGTCTAATAGAAATGTGACATATGTACTTAATATCTCATAATTGTATACATGACATTCCGTACTTGTGTGATGCACATTTTGTATGTGATATTCTgtttgtgtgtaatgtatatgatattcccaatataattaaatttaGACTTGaaatttccactcctctacgatactctacgataccCTGCAGTAcaagatataatatatacgtatgtgtatgatatacaatatattccGTATGTGTATAATGAACttatatgttatagtatatgATATTCTGTTTGTGTGCTATGTTCATCATATTCTGCTTGTGAATGATTTATATGATATTCTGTTtttatgttatgtatattatagtccgcacatgtatgatgtacattatattcagtatgtgtatgatgtatattacattccgtatgtgtatgatgtatatgatattctgtacatgtatgatgtatattacattccGTATGTGTGTGATGCATATGTCATTCTGTACATGTGTCATGTACATGAGATACATCAGATTGATATGTACACAATATTTCATAGAACTTATCAAAATTTGTCGGAATAAATTATTTTGACATCGCAAATGTTAAATAATCTACTTTAgtgtttgttttaaagataatgataaacatttataaatatagatGAAGATTTTATAGCTATCACCAACAATTATTATGGACTCTTcgtattgatattgttatttctattttataatAGGGCTTTTGACATATCACTGAGATGTCCGTCCAGGGAGAGCTGTACGAAGATTCCTGGATTCTATATCGTGTCCTGGACAGGACGATGGGGAGCCGAGAAATGGTTGCCGTCAGGAGGAAGCTGACACTTGTACGTGAGCAATTAAGTAACTGTGATAAAACACAATCAGAAACAATTAACACAGGAAGTTCAGCAGAAGGAATTAAGATGAAGGGCTCGGACCAAGATCAAATGCTAATTCACAACTCTGTGGTAGTTATATGTCCTGACCAACAAAGCAGTATCACACCAGATATTGCTAATAAAACGGTATTTATTATGAGAGATACCGACAGCCGACCTGGCTATGTAAAATTGCAGCTGAAAGGACGGACGTGCACTTCAGACTTGTTTAATTCGATTGTACCTGTTGGAgatgtacactttatatcaaGTGAAATGTTTGCACGGTCGCTATCAGATCAAGTATGTGATGTATTCAGGACTACCGTAAACACTCGTGGAGCAGCTACTACTACGAGTAAAATAACTTATACAGAATCAGATATCGATTTAGTGCGTGTGTTCGTTTGTACTAGTTGGCCAAGCGAGAGCAACGAGTGGGTGAGCAGACCTCGATTGTATAACTGACCGGATAAATGTTTGAGAGATCAGATAGTACAAGGTGGTTGTCATCTTGTCCATGTAGGAGATAAAACGTCAGCCGACACGTTCCTACAATGGAGAATTTCATTCGCGACTGCGGAACGCAAACTCGTTCATTCTCTCAGTCATGTCCAGTTCCTAGTGTACTGTCTTCTCAAGTACCTTTTCAAACAGATATCTGGGAAGTTGAAACAAATATATGGGGATACAGATATTATCTCGTCatatattatcaaaacaacTATACTCCATGCAATAGAAAACACACCTTTTTCTTTATGGGAAGAAAAGAATACAATTCTTTGTTTCATGctgtgtttaaatattttggccaCGTGGGTGAGAGCAGGATATTGTCCTAATTACTTTATATACAAGAATAATATGTTCCTTGGGAAAGTTCATGGTCACAATCAACAAAAACTTCTCCGTTTACTTGTTAAACTCCGTGATATGACATGGCGTTGTCTATCAATAGGAACATTCTTCCAATCATCTATAGGAAAGTATATCCAGAGAGTGAAAAATGGGGCCTGGGAAATGGTACTGCCTACACCAGCACAATCAGAAAGAGAAACTGATTTCACAATATTCGTACGGTCCTTCGTTTTGTTTCGTGCAACTGATGTACTGCCCGCTTTGAAACTTCTGAGCAAATCAATGTCGGACATGGATGAATTAATAGCTTACTTCAATACAGTACATGCACTCTCTTTTAAAGGGATGGAGGCATTTGAGAAACAAGCTTCCCTCGGAGGAAACAAACAGAAGTATAAATCTCTTAGGAAATGTAAGAAGTTTATATCACCACTTGCCGTAACTTGTACAAGTCCAGGTCTACTGACGTTGGCAACCTATCACTACCAGACTGGGAATTACTTGAAAACACTGGAAATGTGTGGACACCTTATTTCCTCGTGGAAAATTTTCGTTGATTGTATGAGTGAAAAGGATCATGATAGATACGAACATCTCTACTGTGGGCATGGGTATAGTCTTCTACACAAATTTCAGCAAGCATGTGTATCATACATGTTTTTGACACAACCATATCCAAATTTCTGTCCAGTCCATTTACAACAAGAGCTAACGAACGTCAGTAGTATAAAACTGCTAATCCCACCACTCCCTTATGCCGTGTTCCTGACCTTCCTGTGTTACCATGAGCTTAACGATACAAGAAGACGTGACGCAGCACTGATCGAACTTCGGGCCATGAAGTATGATAAGAACCAGGGAGGAAGTAAATACTGGATTGTCCACAACCTCTTAGGAATCTGTTACGAAATGGTCGGTGACCTACGCAGTGCTCTCAGGGAATACAAGGACTCTCTGAGTGGTACAAGAGGTTATCAACATCAAAATCCTGCTATGGAGAGGATAGAACGACTGGAGCATTAACTATAACGACAAAACTTgattttccatattttttttagatactAGGCACACGATCAACATCACTGAATCGTACTGCGTGTAATAATTCAACATGATGACCTTGTATCGTTGATtcgaaaaatatatttttaaagctTACAGTCCAAAATAAAAGAACTTCCGATTGAGGTTTAAAAATACGAAGTTTCAGTAATTAGAAATCTTTTCGGAGATGTACTCCTATGATTACATTAAGTCCCATTCATCGTATCTAAGGAAGTGCCGACATTTTAGTTTGTGCATGGCTTGGAGACGTATACCCGGAAGCGAACCCGTGCACACTATGTATTAATGTGaaagaataacaaaataaatccCCAGAGGGACAGAAGGAAATTAGGAGGGGGCAGATTGTAAGGAAGACTTAAGATAGAGGAACCAAGACGTGCTGAAGGAGGCGTACAGCATGTAAAGTGTTAAGAATTCGCACAGTATGGTTTGGAAATTATACGTGGTTCTGACAAATGAAAAAAGAGACATTAAGGGAATATGGTGTTGAAGatgaatttcaatttattatttcatGTTTCTTTCTTATTGTTTGAAGCTACGAGAAGTTGtttaatatgtatatgatactgatgattCGGATAACTCCAAGTTTTGAACTTAACTTTAACACGGAGTTTGATGAGGACAAAAGACTTGAGCCCAgtgatttgttatatatgtgAAATATTATTGTAAGATAGCTAATGGGGTTGGCATGGATCTATCTCTACCAAGAAGATTTTTTCCAACTCTCCATCAGGTCTAAGCTGCTCTATCccaatataattatgtaatagcATTTATTATATGATCGGTATGTAGCACTATCACTCATTGGTCCTAATCAGATCACATGCCATCAATTATTTCCTTGGCCATACCCCCATGACATCACCGAGGAGTCAACATAATATTTCGTCAGGTCCGTTGAAACTATGTCATATATGCTGAAAGGTATTTTTAGCAGATGTTAATAAAACTTTCCATGGACCTGGCGAAACGTTATATTCAACTTCCGGTGATATGATGAGGTATTTTAGAGGAACTTTTATTTAGTTCTGTCTTTAAATAAGTACAATAACGTAACTGCAGACTTTAGTTTCGAAAAATCCATGGTTTTAGGGACCTGCCCTGAACAATATCCACCTCGGCCTTCGGCCTCGGGAAATCTTGTCAAGGTAAGGTCCGTAGAACAATGGAATATTCTCAACAAAAGTCTGGATTTGTAATGATGTTGTTCCATCTTGTTTGAGAAAGACAAAACCAAGCCGATTACAGCCTTTATCATTTGTATAGTTTATGTAGCTGTGCCGGTATGGTATCTGTATTCTTACATGTTTCGCCCTTGGATTTATTAGTTATAGCCAAACATTTCAGATCTTGATTTTGGATGTTTACGTGTCAAACTGTATGCTTTTTATACTATATTTGAGTCAATATCTTTTTCGATTAAGTCAAATTGATCTAAGTAAAATATGTtgtataattaataaaatactgcaatatattttatttatgaaagTCTGCAATGCAATTACTTTATGAAATACTgcaatgtaattatgttatgAAAAACTGCAATGTTATTACTTTATGAAAGCCATGCCACAACTACAAAGTAAgtactttataaaaaaaaactgcaatGTGTCTACTTTTAGAAAGATAACAATGTATTCTTCGTGAAATACTGCAATGCATTTACTTAATGAAAGAACACAATGTATGCTGTAGAGGTCAGTAAAATAATCACTATTACTGCCGGAGTTTCATTTAGATCCTAATTTCGGATTATTAAACGTCAATAGAAAGTACCGTTAtgatttgtcaaaatccaaactTTAATTATCGTTAGTAATGATATAAGCGATGATCATATACAAAGGTCTTTAGCGCCATC from Pecten maximus chromosome 11, xPecMax1.1, whole genome shotgun sequence harbors:
- the LOC117338461 gene encoding uncharacterized protein LOC117338461, translated to MFLGKVHGHNQQKLLRLLVKLRDMTWRCLSIGTFFQSSIGKYIQRVKNGAWEMVLPTPAQSERETDFTIFVRSFVLFRATDVLPALKLLSKSMSDMDELIAYFNTVHALSFKGMEAFEKQASLGGNKQKYKSLRKCKKFISPLAVTCTSPGLLTLATYHYQTGNYLKTLEMCGHLISSWKIFVDCMSEKDHDRYEHLYCGHGYSLLHKFQQACVSYMFLTQPYPNFCPVHLQQELTNVSSIKLLIPPLPYAVFLTFLCYHELNDTRRRDAALIELRAMKYDKNQGGSKYWIVHNLLGICYEMVGDLRSALREYKDSLSGTRGYQHQNPAMERIERLEH